The genomic interval ccctgaacacacacacaaacacacaaacacacacatacacacacacacacacacacacacacacacacacacagtgaaacaaacagtgaattacacacacacattattctcTGCAACTGGTCAAAGTATTACATTTTACACACTCAACTGCAATGCCTATCTTTAAGATTTTATGACATCTGTAACAGTCTGGTTGACACTTCCAAAATTACAAGTTATACAGCTTTGGTAAGGTATCTGGTGGCGCAAAAAGGTTACCGTCACAGGTTCTGATTGATCTTAAGCCTATCAGTACTAAGGATACTCAACTTAGGGTACCCATTTCCCTTGAAGGCCTTGCATACAATCAAGTCACTGGGGATGTCAATGTTTCTCCAGGGATTATTTTGAGATTGATCTTATTATGTCCTGCTCTCTGATCTTACCAGTGTCTTGTTCTTCATGGTGTATTTATTATATGGATTTCCTCTATTTATCTTAAGTACTCCAACTATTAATATTAAACTACAtttcctatctatctgtcaatctgtTAATTTGATCAAACCTGTTTGTTGGGCAGCTGCATCAGAATCTGACCTAATCAACTTATCCTTATCTTTGTTATCTGCAAATCACTATAAATCTATACTGGTATCCAACTAATTACTTGTCTTTGCTTGGATTTAGAATTACTAACTGTAATTCCGTAACTGTTACCTCTTGCATATCCATCATTATCCCATGTGTCCTAAGGTCTTTCAACTGCCTTTAGTAAGGTACTTCCCTCATGATGTACTGCCTCATAGACCACTATAAAAGTCTATTCTaaacattaatttcttttatgtacTTACAGACTTATTTTGTCATAAAATAGACAATAGATCTTGACAGATTTTTGACACTCTATTTACAGGACATAAACTTGTTTAGGTTATGTTTATACAAGTTGGTTCAGTTGGCGGTGGcgtaatggataaggtggtgagcattgGATCAGGCAAATGTCCATATATAGGTTCAAATCCCGCCACATGCTGTCTTgacactttgtcatttgttgagtggtttaaagttacctacatgtcaccacaataccaaggttctaggtggttacacctaaGATgcacttggatggtgatatgggccctaatattgggtaccactataaataaaactgcctgtgctactaatgggtggaagcttaacagcacttcccatacccttcaagtagacctacaggtgctatagaaaaaaaaaacaggaaatgaatGGGTCATGCTTGACTACTTcagtatttttcatgtttacttATATATGTAGACCTTACTTATTGATATGATATAAAGATAAGCTttgacatgtaaaaaaaaagtaagagtgtCTTTATGATACCAATTCTGTTTGAAAGAGGCATCTTTGTACCTTGTCATGCATGTTATTCACACACTTAAATCCTTATGATGTCCTACACTCCCTTCTCTTTTGAATCTGTAACTCCCATCACTAGTATTTCTGTTAATGAAGAACTGTAACTCCCATCACTAGTATTTCTgttaatgaagaacaagaaagagactgaagacttGAAATGCATGAATTtgaacaacaaacaagaaggtAAACCTGTGAGTGCATCTTAATAGTATTGAAGTGGCTGTACATAAGCCACATAATTTTGTACTTGCAAAAGGTTATGTAATACATAACCTTTTGCAAGTACAAGTATCTCACTATGAAACTTTGTCTATAAGTAGTGATGAATTTTCAGTAAAACGTGATACATTTAAAAATTTTAATTGTTCATTAGCTTAAAAAGTTAATCCTAATCAAACCAACCTGCAAGAGCTGTAACTTAACAACTGTTCACTTCATGTGATTTCTATAAAACCTCAATTGCCTATCTCTTGTTTATGACTGTCTTTACCCATGTTACAATGGCAAACAGGATAACACCAGCTGGTGTAATAGGAATTGGATAATAAGAGAATTGGCTTCCTCATGTTTTTACTCACAAGTCTTAATCTGTATGATGTGGAACCCAAACACTAATGGTTGATATTATCTTTGACTACAAGATGGAATCATAACTTAAGAATTATAATCTAACATTACAATAATAAATACCAATGCGCTTCACTCTTTGCTTTTGCTGTTCTTTTGTCCTCCATGAGAAACGTTCATGTGGTTTGAAAGAGCTCGTTTGTGAAAGAACCCTGTGCCACACTTAGTGCATTTATGTTTGAAGGTTTGAGAATGAACATTCCTCAAGTGTTTTGTGAGGTCTCCCTTCCACTTGAACTTGCTGCCACACATTTCACACTTAAATGTTTTCTTACTGTGGACTGTAAAGTGTTGAATCAGGCTCTTTTTTGAATAGAACTCTTTTCCACAGTGCTTACAAGTATAATCAGATATTCCTTTATGCATATTTTTATGTGCTATCAAACTCTTTTCATGAAGGAAGGATTTCCCACATTCATCACAGTCATAAGTCTTGGTGGCAGTGGAGTGCAAGACTGCTGTGTGTTGGTCCAGCTGGCTCACACTGAGGAACACTTCTTCACACTCCTCACAGCAAAACACAGTTGCTCCTCGGTGGGACAGCTGGTGCTGGATAAGCCTGCTGTTGCTGGTCACTACCTCCCCACATTCTTCACACTCAAAAGTCCTGCTGATATGCTCCATCTTGACCTTTGTTTCCATACTATACAAAGTCCAAACACTGTTAATGTGCTAGTCAGCAGACTATGGTCTCCTAACACTGTAAACACATTCCTTCACAGAACACTCTTGTGTTAGCATAACCATTGAAGGCTTATAGGTCTTGCTGTAACTGCTACTACCGAGACTGGAATGATCACTTGTATCCCTCCAGTCACCAAGCATTTGCTTGCTgccatgaaaaaagaataagttaGGACAAAACTATGATTGCAGAGGTCAGTCACTTTTCCATTACAGAATCATGTAAAGAAGCTTTGCAAATCTAATGCCTTAAAATCTTAAATTATCTGTCTTAAGATTGTCATGAGTAAAGAAGGCTGGTGATCATAAATAACTTAACTATTGAGGGATGATGATTGCAATGGGAGGAAAGGATCTTGAATCCCTTAAACTACACTCTACAGTTTACCTATCATCTACTGCAGTAGATGCATGACCAAATAGTACCAGTAACAGAAAGCTTCTTAGAATGACAAAATTCATGGCTGAgatatctagaaaaaaaaaaaaaaaaaaaaaaaaaaatatatatatatatatatatatatatatatatatatatatatatatatatatatatatatatatatatatatatatatatatatatatatatatatatatatatatatatacatccttGCTTTCAATATTAATATAGCTAGAATTTCCATGTAGCTACAGAGGAAGTAAACACAAGGCTCAAGAGATAatatatttatctgtctatctcttgttttcatgcatttcaGATCTGAATCACATCTGGAATTCAACATTGGATCTGGTTCACCACTTATGTCAGCTGACTTGACCAATGACTTCCTGCTGCACTAAGTAATACTCTCATGCCTGGATTCCATGAGATCTCTGCATTGACCGGAATTTGTCGTCTCTCTTATTCTATATCTAGAGGTGTCCCACAGTCAATTGTAGCAattctcataatttttcttttgtaaataATTGATGTCTACAATACAAACTTAATTTCTCACAAAATAATCCAAAACACAGCATATATGTATAGATTATTTCAAACTTATAATTATTTGAACTAGTATCATATCCAGTGGTATGTGCCTCAAATCACGGGACACCCTGTATACACAATACTATATGAATGGAGTGACTAATTCATGAGTAGTGTTGAGTAAGTACCTATAGTAGCTGACAGCAGTCTGCAAGTGGAGTTGGGCCTTGTATATACTATATGGAATTGatagaaaaatatcaataaatttcATACTTGTAAGCAAAGATGCACATCaacatacagtaagcccccaaatttagcgaaatccagcttagcgaaacccttatttagtgactgtctggaaaaaggccCACCCCTCAAGTTTAGCgactttctctcatatttagcaAATGTACCGTGCTACACTGTCCCGCCTCCTGCTCGCTCTGAGCCAATCGCGTGTCTGTTTGGCTGTGACTCAGCCCTACAGTGCCTCTGGCATTCCTGCTCAACa from Portunus trituberculatus isolate SZX2019 chromosome 47, ASM1759143v1, whole genome shotgun sequence carries:
- the LOC123498052 gene encoding zinc finger protein 254-like isoform X2, whose product is METKVKMEHISRTFECEECGEVVTSNSRLIQHQLSHRGATVFCCEECEEVFLSVSQLDQHTAVLHSTATKTYDCDECGKSFLHEKSLIAHKNMHKGISDYTCKHCGKEFYSKKSLIQHFTVHSKKTFKCEMCGSKFKWKGDLTKHLRNVHSQTFKHKCTKCGTGFFHKRALSNHMNVSHGGQKNSKSKE